A genomic stretch from Engraulis encrasicolus isolate BLACKSEA-1 chromosome 12, IST_EnEncr_1.0, whole genome shotgun sequence includes:
- the LOC134460209 gene encoding uncharacterized protein LOC134460209, which produces MQFMANRLFYHKVIQTSKLTDLILSITCASPTKECMYRECEKCKERQLATSAYDSAEGTVWFQWKSVVEEREKKKQDGTKETIKVHLTTKEKVHGTLKTLLEDFSTTLKAKMGRHVHNICHQHASLTALKDKRNGQNIVLHIDFAENYVCKYGEEVQSTFYGDSHKQTTLHTAVAHTADGVVSLCTLSACMRHDPAAIWAHLKKVLAYLKEKHMEATTLHVISDGPTTQYRSKKNFFFLSQIPYEMGFSRVTWNFLEAGHGKGPADGVGAAVKRQADAIVAKGIDLPNAKMVYEQLMNQPSSIKLMYVSEEEVQEMDGVLPDRLETIKGTMAIHQIVSTEPGEIAWRVLSCFCQEPNTCQCYGLKKVQMSLPSSGPSTSGSQPIPNVHTGLVGRWCIVKYDGDPYPGIVIDVGSDSCLLVKTMSRVGINRFFWPMRDDVIWYRPEDLIRMVPEPVPVTKRHMMLEPSIWKEIFNEM; this is translated from the exons ATGCAATTCATGGCCAATCGACTATTCTACCACAAGGTAATTCAAACTTCAAAGCTTACTGATCTAATTCTATCAATAACATGTGCAAGTCCAACAAAAGAGTGCATGTACAGAGAATGTGAAAAATGCAAAGAAAGGCAGCTTGCAACATCTGCCTATGATTCAGCAGAGGGAACAGTTTGGTTTCAGTGGAAAAGTgttgtggaggagagggagaaaaaaaaacaagacggaACAAAGGAGACAATAAAAGTTCATTTGACAACCAAGGAGAAGGTCCATGGGACCCTGAAAACACTATTGGAGGACTTCAGCACCACCCTGAAGGCGAAGATGGGGAGGCATGTCCACAACATTTGCCATCAACATGCCTCCCTTACTGCTCTCAAGGATAAGCGGAATGGACAGAACATTGTCCTTCATATAGATTTCGCAGAGAACTATGTGTGCAAATATGGAGAAGAGGTACAGTCCACATTCTATGGAGATTCTCATAAGCAGACGACCCTCCACACCGCTGTTGCACACACCGCGGATGGTGTGGTGTCTCTGTGTAcattgagtgcatgcatgcgccaCGACCCGGCTGCCATTTGGGCACATCTGAAAAAGGTACTTGCATACCTAAAAGAAAAGCACATGGAGGCGACCACTTTACATGTTATCAGCGATGGCCCTACGACCCAATATAGATCAAAAAAGAACTTTTTCTTTTTAAGCCAGATCCCTTATGAGATGGGATTCAGTAGGGTCACATGGAATTTCCTGGAAGCAGGACATGGAAAAGGCCCAGCAGATGGAGTCGGTGCTGCAGTCAAACGACAGGCGGATGCCATCGTCGCAAAGGGAATTGACCTGCCCAATGCCAAAATGGTCTATGAGCAGTTGATGAACCAGCCCTCGTCCATCAAACTGATGTACGTCAGTGAGGAAGAAGTCCAGGAGATGGATGGTGTCCTGCCTGATCGCCTTGAGACCATCAAAGGGACAATGGCTATACACCAG aTTGTATCCACAGAACCAGGAGAGATAGCTTGGCGAGTTCTAAGCTGTTTCTGCCAGGAGCCAAACACGTGCCAGTGTTACGGTCTAAAAAAAGTACAGATGTCTTTGCCTTCATCAGGCCCAAGTACATCTGGCAGCCAGCCCATCCCAAATGTGCACACGGGCCTGGTTGGGAGATGGTGCATCGTCAAGTATGATGGGGATCCGTATCCTGGGATTGTAATAGACGTGGGCTCTGACAGCTGTTTGCTGGTTAAGACCATGAGCCGTGTTGGCATTAACAGGTTTTTCTGGCCAATGCGCGATGATGTCATCTGGTATCGGCCAGAGGACCTAATTAGGATGGTTCCAGAGCCAGTGCCTGTAACAAAGAGGCACATGATGCTGGAACCTTCCATTTGGAAGGAGATttttaatgaaatgtaa